A stretch of the Bradyrhizobium sp. CCBAU 53351 genome encodes the following:
- a CDS encoding CBS domain-containing protein: MRAHQIMTRSVISVTPDTSIVEAANIMLKRHVSGLTVVDETGKLVGVVSEGDFIRRSEIGTGRKRGRWLRFILGPGKSASDFVHEHGRKVSEVMTDTPVTITEDTALAEIVDLMERNNVKRLPVVRGDKVVGIVSRANLLQAVAGLAREVPDPTADDDHIRSRIIETMEKNEWCPFGLNVIVRDGIVHLSGVITEERTRQAAMVAAENVDGVKKVHDHLCWVDTMSGIYLNSPEDDELAKAS; this comes from the coding sequence ATGCGCGCCCACCAGATCATGACCCGGTCGGTCATCTCGGTTACCCCCGACACCAGCATCGTCGAGGCGGCGAATATCATGCTGAAGCGGCATGTCAGCGGCCTCACCGTGGTCGACGAGACCGGCAAGCTGGTCGGTGTCGTCTCTGAAGGCGATTTCATCCGCCGCAGTGAGATCGGCACCGGGCGCAAGCGCGGACGCTGGCTGCGATTCATCCTGGGTCCAGGCAAATCCGCCAGCGATTTCGTCCATGAGCACGGCCGCAAGGTCTCGGAAGTGATGACCGACACGCCCGTCACCATCACGGAGGATACGGCGCTTGCGGAGATCGTCGACCTCATGGAGCGGAACAACGTCAAGCGGCTGCCGGTGGTGCGCGGCGACAAGGTCGTCGGCATCGTCTCGCGCGCCAATCTGCTGCAGGCGGTGGCGGGGCTGGCCCGCGAGGTGCCGGATCCGACGGCGGACGACGATCACATCCGCAGCCGCATCATCGAGACCATGGAGAAGAACGAGTGGTGCCCGTTCGGGCTGAACGTGATCGTCCGCGACGGTATCGTTCACCTCAGCGGAGTCATCACCGAAGAGCGCACGCGGCAGGCCGCAATGGTCGCCGCGGAGAACGTCGACGGCGTGAAGAAGGTGCACGACCATCTGTGCTGGGTCGACACCATGTCGGGCATCTATCTGAACTCGCCCGAGGATGACGAGCTCGCCAAGGCAAGCTGA
- a CDS encoding bifunctional salicylyl-CoA 5-hydroxylase/oxidoreductase has product MKVAIIGGGPAGLYAAILLKKQRPGADITVYERNRADDTFGFGVVFSDATLDNFEKHDLPSYRRITQEFAYWDDIAVHFRGTVHRVGGNGFCGCSRRKLLLILQDRARELGVALHFEADVDDESRFADADLVLIADGINSRFREKYLDHFQPEVDVRSNKFAWMGSTRPLDAFTFIFQETEWGPFIAHAYQYEVGHSTWIFETDPETFERAGLTGLDETQSAARMAEIFDWFLDGHKLLTNRSMWRNFPMIRSKRWVKDNMVLLGDAKASAHFSIGSGTKLAMEDAIALAEAMEKAPSIKAALDVYEHGRREEVEKTQHAADVSLVWFEHVDRFWDFDPVQFAFGVMTRSKAITYDNLKLRAPDFVAEVEKSFAKQVRDSGFDVDTQKPTVPLFQPFRLREMEIANRAVMSPMCMYSAKEGVPTDFHLVHYGSRAIGGAGLIFTEMTCVSREARITPGCAGLWNDEQETAWRRIVDFVHGNSAAKICLQLGHAGRKGATKLMWDGMDRPLDEGGWDVVSASPLPYFPDSQVPRELGRAGMNEVRDAFVAAAERGERCGFDMLELHCAHGYLLASFISPLTNTRTDAYGGSLENRLRFPLEIFEALRAVWPSHKPMSVRISATDWAEGGINGDDAVAIARAFAEAGVDLVDVSTGQTVRDAQPVYGRMFQTPFSDQVRNEARVATMCVGNITTADQANTILAAGRADLVALGRPHLVDPFFTMKAAAWYGAENTFCPPQYMPGKDQVFRNSVRDRQDLDELRIKAKPKTRAELKAEATKPLAAE; this is encoded by the coding sequence ATGAAAGTCGCGATCATCGGTGGTGGACCTGCGGGTCTCTACGCTGCGATCCTGCTGAAAAAGCAGCGCCCTGGCGCCGACATCACCGTGTATGAGCGCAACCGGGCCGACGACACGTTCGGCTTCGGCGTGGTGTTCTCCGATGCCACGCTGGACAATTTCGAAAAGCACGATCTGCCGAGCTATCGCCGCATCACCCAGGAGTTCGCGTACTGGGACGATATCGCCGTGCATTTCCGCGGCACCGTGCACCGGGTCGGCGGCAACGGCTTTTGCGGCTGCTCGCGGCGCAAGCTGCTTCTGATCTTGCAGGACCGAGCCCGCGAGCTCGGCGTCGCCCTGCACTTCGAGGCGGACGTCGACGACGAATCCCGCTTCGCCGATGCCGATCTCGTCCTGATCGCCGACGGCATCAACAGCCGGTTTCGCGAGAAATACCTCGATCATTTCCAGCCGGAGGTCGACGTCCGCTCCAACAAATTCGCCTGGATGGGCTCGACCAGACCGCTCGACGCCTTCACCTTCATCTTCCAGGAGACCGAGTGGGGCCCGTTCATCGCCCACGCCTATCAATATGAGGTCGGACACTCGACCTGGATTTTTGAGACCGATCCTGAGACCTTCGAGCGGGCCGGCCTGACCGGGCTGGACGAGACCCAGTCCGCCGCGCGCATGGCCGAGATTTTCGACTGGTTCCTCGATGGGCACAAGCTGCTCACCAATCGCTCGATGTGGCGCAATTTCCCGATGATCCGCAGCAAGCGCTGGGTCAAGGACAACATGGTGCTGCTCGGCGATGCCAAGGCGAGCGCGCATTTTTCGATCGGTTCTGGCACCAAGCTCGCGATGGAAGACGCCATCGCCTTGGCGGAAGCGATGGAGAAGGCTCCCAGCATCAAGGCGGCGCTCGATGTCTACGAGCACGGCCGCCGCGAGGAGGTCGAGAAGACCCAGCACGCCGCCGACGTCTCCCTGGTCTGGTTCGAGCATGTCGACCGCTTCTGGGATTTCGATCCCGTGCAGTTTGCCTTCGGCGTGATGACGCGCTCGAAGGCGATCACCTACGATAATCTCAAGCTTCGCGCGCCGGATTTCGTGGCCGAAGTCGAAAAGTCCTTTGCAAAGCAGGTCCGCGACAGCGGCTTCGATGTCGATACCCAAAAGCCGACGGTGCCGCTGTTCCAGCCGTTCCGGCTGCGTGAGATGGAGATCGCCAATCGCGCCGTGATGTCGCCGATGTGCATGTATTCGGCCAAGGAGGGTGTGCCGACCGATTTTCACCTCGTGCACTACGGCTCGCGTGCGATCGGCGGTGCCGGCCTGATCTTCACGGAGATGACCTGCGTCAGCCGCGAGGCCCGCATCACGCCCGGCTGCGCGGGTCTGTGGAACGACGAGCAGGAGACCGCCTGGCGGCGCATCGTGGATTTCGTCCACGGCAATTCGGCCGCCAAGATCTGCCTGCAACTCGGCCACGCCGGCCGCAAGGGTGCGACCAAGCTGATGTGGGACGGCATGGATCGTCCGCTGGACGAAGGCGGTTGGGACGTGGTCTCGGCTTCCCCGCTGCCCTATTTCCCCGACAGCCAAGTGCCGCGCGAACTCGGCCGCGCCGGCATGAACGAGGTGAGGGACGCCTTCGTCGCGGCGGCCGAGCGCGGCGAGCGCTGCGGCTTCGACATGTTGGAGTTGCACTGCGCCCACGGCTATCTGCTCGCGAGCTTCATTTCGCCACTGACCAACACCCGGACCGACGCGTACGGCGGCTCGCTCGAAAATCGTCTGCGGTTCCCGCTTGAGATCTTTGAAGCGCTCCGCGCGGTCTGGCCGTCGCATAAGCCGATGTCGGTGCGTATCTCCGCGACCGATTGGGCGGAAGGTGGCATCAATGGCGACGACGCCGTTGCCATCGCGCGCGCCTTTGCCGAGGCGGGTGTCGATCTCGTCGACGTCTCGACCGGCCAGACCGTGCGGGATGCGCAGCCGGTCTACGGCCGTATGTTCCAGACGCCGTTCTCGGATCAGGTCCGCAACGAGGCGCGCGTGGCCACGATGTGCGTCGGCAACATCACGACAGCGGACCAGGCCAACACCATCCTGGCCGCAGGCCGAGCCGACCTCGTGGCGCTCGGCCGGCCGCATCTGGTCGATCCGTTCTTCACCATGAAAGCTGCGGCCTGGTACGGGGCAGAGAACACGTTCTGCCCGCCGCAATATATGCCCGGAAAGGATCAGGTTTTCCGCAACAGCGTGCGCGACCGGCAGGACCTGGACGAGCTGCGAATTAAGGCTAAGCCCAAGACCCGGGCCGAGCTCAAGGCGGAGGCGACAAAGCCGCTTGCGGCGGAGTGA
- a CDS encoding RidA family protein — protein sequence MTTPKGPQLAVLPTAAEDETPARVQVLQPSGWPMPKGYANGMAAEGRIVVTGGVIGWDAEERLADGFVAQVHQTLSNIAAILNEAGARPEHLVRLTWYVVDMDEYLSNLKELGKIYRAILGAHYPAMALVQVVRLVEKAARVEIEATAVIPR from the coding sequence GTGACGACGCCGAAAGGCCCGCAACTCGCGGTACTGCCGACAGCGGCTGAGGATGAAACCCCTGCGCGGGTCCAGGTGCTCCAGCCGTCGGGCTGGCCGATGCCGAAGGGCTATGCCAATGGCATGGCCGCCGAAGGGCGCATCGTCGTCACCGGCGGGGTAATCGGCTGGGATGCTGAAGAGCGTCTCGCCGACGGCTTTGTCGCGCAGGTTCATCAGACCTTGAGCAACATCGCCGCGATCCTGAATGAGGCTGGTGCCCGGCCCGAGCACCTCGTGCGGCTGACCTGGTACGTCGTCGACATGGACGAGTACCTGTCCAACCTGAAGGAGCTCGGCAAGATCTACCGTGCCATCCTCGGCGCACATTACCCAGCGATGGCGCTGGTCCAGGTGGTGCGCCTCGTGGAGAAGGCGGCGCGCGTCGAGATCGAGGCCACCGCCGTCATTCCGCGCTGA
- a CDS encoding alpha/beta hydrolase yields MSVVQIFPRTEEPVVQALPVNPAAGPEASTASSEKHVEMPAAADPLPASEPYPLDRAFHAMLARFTGGISPLALSLAWLDWSAHLAAAPQRQMEISRNILRDAGRLAEAAAHAASPEQKPWSVIQPQGRDRRFSGPQWETAPFNLLGQGFLLTERWWHDATTGVRGVSHANEAIVEFSMRQMLDMLAPSNFAATNPKVLEKAFQSGGENFVFGWQNWCSDLMRLLTGSRLADDGQFIVGKTVAASPGKVVYRNELIELIQYSPATAQVRPEPILIVPAWIMKYYILDLSPQNSLVKYLTSQGFTVFAISWRNPDARDRNLAFDDYRRLGVMAALDVMGKIMPGRKTHALGYCLGGTLLSIAAAAMARDGDHRLGTVTLLAAQTDFTEAGELTLFINESQVAFLEDMMWQRGYLDTTQMAGAFQLLRSNELIWSRLSHDYLMGDGAPLNDLMAWNADATRLPYRMHSEYLRKLFLDNDLAEGRYHVGGRSVSLSDIHAPMFVVGTLADHVAPWRSVYKIHYQVDADVTFLLTSGGHNAGVVAPPDEPGHFYQVLTKAADAPYVGADEWLKLASRVEGSWWPEWAEWLAARSGAPCDPPQIGVGDAAELPDAPGDYVHT; encoded by the coding sequence ATGAGCGTCGTGCAGATATTTCCACGGACCGAAGAGCCGGTTGTGCAGGCTCTTCCCGTCAATCCCGCTGCTGGTCCCGAAGCCTCGACGGCGAGTTCGGAAAAGCATGTGGAAATGCCGGCTGCCGCCGATCCTTTGCCTGCGTCGGAGCCATATCCGCTCGACCGCGCGTTTCACGCGATGCTGGCGCGGTTCACGGGCGGCATTTCGCCGCTGGCCCTGTCGCTCGCCTGGCTCGACTGGAGCGCGCACCTCGCTGCTGCGCCGCAGCGCCAGATGGAGATTTCCCGCAACATCCTTCGCGATGCCGGCCGGCTGGCAGAAGCCGCCGCGCACGCGGCATCGCCGGAGCAGAAGCCTTGGTCGGTGATCCAGCCGCAGGGACGGGATCGCCGCTTCAGCGGACCGCAATGGGAGACCGCGCCGTTCAATCTGCTCGGGCAGGGGTTCTTGCTCACCGAGCGGTGGTGGCACGATGCCACGACGGGCGTGCGCGGCGTGTCGCATGCCAATGAAGCCATCGTCGAGTTTTCGATGCGTCAGATGCTCGATATGTTGGCGCCCTCGAATTTTGCGGCCACCAATCCGAAGGTGCTGGAGAAGGCGTTCCAGAGTGGCGGGGAGAATTTCGTCTTCGGCTGGCAGAACTGGTGCAGCGATCTGATGCGCCTGCTCACCGGCTCGAGATTGGCGGATGACGGGCAGTTCATAGTCGGCAAGACAGTGGCGGCTTCACCCGGCAAGGTGGTCTATCGCAATGAGCTGATCGAGCTGATTCAGTACTCTCCGGCCACCGCGCAGGTCCGGCCCGAACCGATCCTGATCGTGCCGGCCTGGATCATGAAATACTACATTCTCGATCTCTCGCCGCAGAACTCGCTGGTCAAATATCTGACCAGTCAAGGCTTCACTGTATTCGCGATCTCCTGGCGCAATCCGGATGCGAGGGATCGGAATCTCGCCTTCGACGATTATCGCAGGCTGGGCGTCATGGCGGCGCTGGACGTGATGGGTAAGATCATGCCGGGTCGGAAGACCCATGCGCTCGGCTATTGTCTGGGCGGCACGTTGCTGTCGATCGCCGCCGCCGCGATGGCGCGCGATGGTGATCATCGCCTCGGCACGGTCACTCTTCTTGCGGCCCAGACCGACTTCACAGAGGCCGGAGAGCTGACGCTGTTCATCAATGAGAGCCAGGTCGCCTTTCTCGAAGACATGATGTGGCAGCGCGGCTATCTCGACACGACGCAGATGGCCGGGGCCTTCCAGCTGCTGCGCTCCAACGAATTGATCTGGTCGCGGCTGTCGCACGATTATCTGATGGGCGATGGCGCGCCATTGAACGATTTGATGGCCTGGAACGCGGACGCCACGCGATTACCGTATCGCATGCATTCGGAATATCTGCGAAAGCTGTTCCTCGACAATGATCTGGCCGAGGGGCGTTATCACGTCGGCGGCCGGAGCGTTTCGCTGTCCGATATTCACGCGCCGATGTTCGTAGTTGGCACGCTCGCCGATCACGTGGCGCCGTGGCGATCCGTCTACAAAATCCACTATCAGGTCGATGCCGACGTGACGTTCCTGTTGACCAGCGGCGGCCACAATGCCGGTGTCGTCGCGCCTCCCGATGAGCCCGGCCATTTCTATCAGGTGCTGACCAAGGCTGCCGATGCGCCTTATGTCGGTGCGGACGAATGGCTGAAGCTGGCTTCGCGCGTTGAAGGATCGTGGTGGCCGGAATGGGCCGAATGGCTGGCGGCGCGCTCCGGCGCGCCCTGCGATCCGCCGCAGATCGGAGTTGGAGACGCCGCGGAACTACCCGATGCGCCGGGGGACTACGTCCACACCTAA
- a CDS encoding cupin domain-containing protein has translation MSSEITGITRANEGIQGISWNILGQTYVPKSKTEHSFSWHATLPPGTFVPPHIHPDQDEYLYMLEGKLDFVLGNSEAQATAGDLIRLGMGVPHGIFNKSEQTAKVLFWVSPTKKLFDLFWGLHNMKEQKPEDVVAMAAEFNIHFLPPPPGAG, from the coding sequence ATGAGCAGCGAAATCACCGGCATCACGCGGGCCAATGAGGGCATTCAGGGGATTTCCTGGAATATTCTCGGCCAGACCTACGTGCCGAAGAGCAAGACCGAGCATAGTTTCTCATGGCATGCGACCTTGCCGCCCGGCACGTTCGTGCCGCCGCACATCCATCCCGACCAGGATGAGTATCTCTATATGCTGGAGGGCAAGCTCGATTTCGTGCTGGGCAATTCGGAGGCGCAGGCGACCGCCGGCGACCTGATCCGCCTCGGCATGGGCGTGCCGCACGGCATCTTCAACAAGTCGGAGCAGACCGCAAAAGTGCTGTTCTGGGTCTCACCGACCAAAAAACTGTTCGACCTGTTCTGGGGCCTTCACAACATGAAGGAGCAGAAGCCGGAGGACGTGGTGGCAATGGCGGCCGAGTTCAACATCCACTTCCTGCCGCCGCCTCCCGGCGCCGGCTAG
- a CDS encoding ABC transporter substrate-binding protein, whose translation MKTQLTLAGLALLLGLDPALAQEKIKLGVVVTLSGPAAALGQQVRDGFALAVKDLGSKMGGRDVEVVVVDDELKPDAAVTKIKGLLERDKVDFVVGPIFSNILQAIHRPITESKTFLISPNAGPSTFAGKDCNPFFYVTSYQNDQVHEILGKVAQDRGYKRMYLMVPNYQAGKDSVAGFKLDYKGEIVEESYMPLNTLDFQPELSKISSQKPDALFTFMPGGLGVNLVKQYRQAGLADSIPVLSAFTVDESTLPAQQDAAVGMFGGANWAPNLDNPQNKKFVAAYEAAYNIVPGTYAFQAYDAAMLIDSAVKAVKGDLSNKDAVGAALKKADFTSLRGAFKFNTNGYPIQDFYLTKVAKRPDGKFQTEIVQKVFENYGDRYAKDCKAAN comes from the coding sequence ATGAAGACGCAATTGACCTTGGCAGGACTGGCGCTGCTGCTCGGACTCGATCCCGCTCTCGCCCAGGAGAAGATCAAGCTGGGTGTGGTGGTGACCCTGTCGGGACCTGCCGCCGCACTGGGTCAGCAAGTTCGCGACGGCTTTGCACTTGCGGTGAAGGATCTCGGCAGCAAGATGGGCGGCCGCGATGTCGAGGTTGTCGTGGTCGACGATGAGCTCAAGCCGGATGCGGCCGTAACGAAGATCAAGGGGCTTCTGGAGCGCGACAAGGTCGACTTCGTGGTCGGCCCGATCTTCTCCAACATCCTGCAGGCGATCCACCGGCCCATCACGGAATCGAAGACCTTTCTGATCAGCCCCAACGCGGGTCCGTCGACCTTTGCCGGCAAGGACTGTAACCCGTTCTTCTATGTGACCTCTTACCAGAACGATCAGGTGCACGAGATCCTCGGCAAGGTCGCGCAGGATCGCGGCTACAAGCGGATGTACCTGATGGTGCCGAACTATCAGGCCGGCAAGGATTCGGTAGCGGGCTTCAAGCTCGACTACAAGGGCGAGATCGTCGAAGAATCCTACATGCCGCTGAACACGCTGGACTTCCAGCCGGAGCTGTCCAAGATCTCCTCGCAGAAGCCCGATGCGTTGTTCACTTTCATGCCGGGCGGCCTCGGCGTCAATCTCGTCAAGCAATACCGACAGGCCGGCCTCGCCGACAGCATTCCGGTGCTCTCGGCCTTCACGGTGGATGAATCGACCCTGCCAGCGCAACAAGATGCGGCAGTCGGCATGTTCGGTGGCGCGAACTGGGCGCCCAACCTCGACAATCCCCAGAACAAGAAGTTCGTCGCCGCCTACGAGGCCGCTTACAACATCGTGCCCGGCACCTACGCCTTCCAGGCCTACGATGCTGCGATGCTGATCGACAGTGCGGTCAAGGCCGTGAAGGGCGACCTCTCGAACAAGGATGCCGTGGGAGCCGCACTGAAGAAGGCGGATTTCACCTCGCTGCGCGGCGCCTTCAAGTTCAACACCAACGGCTATCCGATCCAGGACTTTTACCTGACCAAGGTCGCCAAGCGTCCGGACGGCAAATTCCAGACGGAGATCGTGCAGAAGGTTTTTGAGAATTACGGCGACCGTTACGCCAAGGACTGCAAGGCTGCGAACTGA
- a CDS encoding flavin-dependent oxidoreductase: MKAIIVGGGIGGLTTALMLRSRGLDCEIFEQADTIRELGVGINTLPHAMRELAGLGLLQKLDDVAIRTDQLYYLNRHGQEVWREARGIDAGHDVPQFSIHRGRLQSVIHRAVEERLGADAIHTGCRLGAFTQDEGGVTAYFFDRAGAHVHTARGDILIGADGIHSRVRDTLFPNEGPPCWNGLMLWRGARDWPLFLTGKSMIVAGGLNAKVVIYPIAEGSSPASRLTNWAVLVKVGEGNVPPPRKEDWSRPGRREELMPHVARFSVPYIDVKSLISATPEFYEYPTCDRDPLPYWSSGRVTLLGDAAHPMYPVGSNGASQAILDARCLADALVRAEHPRQALLEYEKRRLPMTADIVRSNRRGGPEGVIDTVEQLAPDGFDNVDNVLSYSQREAIVRGYATKAGFAAVPGLAAVRA, translated from the coding sequence ATGAAGGCGATTATCGTCGGTGGCGGCATTGGTGGTCTCACCACGGCATTGATGCTGCGCTCGCGCGGCCTCGACTGTGAGATCTTCGAGCAGGCCGACACTATTCGGGAGCTCGGGGTAGGCATCAACACGCTGCCGCATGCCATGCGGGAGCTCGCCGGATTGGGCTTGCTTCAGAAGCTCGACGACGTCGCGATCCGTACGGATCAGCTCTATTATCTCAATCGCCACGGCCAGGAGGTCTGGCGCGAAGCGCGCGGCATCGACGCCGGCCACGACGTGCCGCAATTCTCGATCCATCGTGGCCGTCTCCAGAGCGTCATCCATCGTGCCGTCGAGGAGCGGCTTGGAGCGGACGCCATTCACACCGGCTGCCGGCTCGGCGCCTTCACGCAGGACGAGGGCGGCGTCACCGCTTACTTCTTCGATCGTGCCGGCGCGCACGTCCACACCGCCCGCGGCGACATCCTGATCGGCGCCGACGGCATCCACTCCCGCGTCCGCGACACGTTGTTCCCGAACGAGGGCCCCCCGTGCTGGAACGGCCTGATGCTGTGGCGCGGCGCGCGCGACTGGCCGCTATTCCTCACCGGCAAATCGATGATCGTGGCCGGCGGCCTCAACGCCAAGGTGGTGATCTATCCGATTGCGGAAGGATCGAGCCCGGCGAGCCGCCTCACCAATTGGGCCGTGCTGGTGAAGGTAGGCGAGGGCAATGTGCCGCCACCTCGGAAAGAGGACTGGTCGCGTCCTGGCCGACGCGAAGAGCTGATGCCGCACGTCGCGCGCTTCTCGGTGCCTTATATCGACGTGAAGAGCCTGATCTCGGCGACGCCCGAATTCTACGAATATCCGACCTGCGACCGCGATCCCTTGCCGTATTGGTCGTCCGGACGCGTGACGCTGCTGGGGGACGCCGCGCATCCCATGTATCCGGTCGGCTCCAATGGCGCCTCGCAGGCGATCCTCGACGCGCGGTGCCTTGCCGACGCGCTGGTGCGCGCCGAGCATCCGCGCCAGGCGTTGCTCGAATACGAGAAGAGGCGCCTGCCGATGACGGCCGATATCGTGCGTTCCAACCGGCGCGGCGGCCCCGAGGGCGTCATCGACACCGTCGAGCAGCTCGCGCCTGATGGCTTCGACAATGTCGACAACGTGCTGAGCTACTCCCAGCGCGAGGCCATCGTGCGCGGCTATGCCACCAAGGCAGGCTTCGCCGCCGTGCCGGGGCTTGCGGCGGTGCGCGCCTGA
- a CDS encoding benzoate-CoA ligase family protein: MANAAKVQVTGSHDGNAATVHVDKFAQQHLPPRELWPEFIFTRPELNYPPRLNCVSYFLDRWAEQGHGDAPCVISPTVSYTYRELQALVNRIANVLVGKLGLVTGGRVLLRSANNPMMVATYLAVIKAGGIVVATMPLLRAKELSYPIEKAEIALALCDGKLAEEMERAKAAAPKLKRVVYWGNGAADSLEALIADASAEFRAVDTASDDVCLIAFTSGTTGDPKGTMHFHRDMLAVCDGYARNILRAEQKDRFVGSAPLAFTFGFGGVLFPMHIGASFVVLEKTTPDDILTAIEQYKTTVCFTAPTAYRAMIGKLAGRDISSLRKCVSAGETLPKPTFDAWLKATGIKLMDGIGSTELLHIFISATEDEIRPGATGKPVPGYEAKIVDDDGRDVPPGTMGKLAVRGPTGCRYLADERQRKYVQNGWNITGDTYLMDGDGYFWYQSRSDDMIVSAGYNIAGTDVEAALLTHPAVAECGVVGAPDEARGMIVKAYVVAASGVTPDAQLVAELQEHVKREIAPYKYPRAIEFVAQLPKTETGKLKRFALRQLAQAAATSSGVAAE; encoded by the coding sequence ATGGCCAACGCCGCCAAGGTTCAAGTGACGGGCTCCCATGACGGCAACGCCGCGACGGTCCATGTCGATAAGTTTGCGCAGCAGCATCTGCCGCCGCGCGAGCTGTGGCCCGAATTCATCTTCACGCGGCCGGAGCTGAACTATCCGCCACGATTGAATTGCGTGAGCTACTTCCTCGACCGCTGGGCCGAGCAGGGCCATGGCGATGCGCCCTGCGTCATCAGCCCCACCGTCAGCTATACCTATCGCGAGCTGCAAGCCCTGGTGAACCGCATCGCCAATGTGCTCGTCGGCAAGCTTGGTCTCGTCACCGGCGGCCGCGTGCTGCTGCGCTCCGCCAACAATCCGATGATGGTTGCGACCTATCTCGCAGTGATCAAGGCCGGCGGCATCGTGGTGGCGACCATGCCGCTGCTCCGCGCCAAGGAGCTGTCGTACCCGATCGAGAAAGCGGAGATCGCGCTCGCGCTGTGCGACGGCAAGCTTGCCGAGGAGATGGAGAGAGCGAAAGCTGCGGCGCCTAAGCTGAAGCGGGTTGTCTATTGGGGCAACGGCGCGGCGGACTCGCTCGAAGCGCTCATTGCCGATGCGAGCGCGGAGTTCAGGGCCGTCGATACCGCCTCTGATGACGTCTGCCTGATCGCCTTCACGTCCGGCACGACAGGCGATCCCAAGGGCACCATGCATTTCCATCGCGACATGCTCGCGGTCTGCGACGGGTATGCGCGCAACATATTGCGGGCCGAGCAGAAAGACCGCTTCGTCGGTTCGGCGCCGCTCGCCTTCACCTTCGGCTTCGGCGGCGTGCTGTTTCCGATGCATATCGGCGCCTCCTTTGTCGTGCTGGAGAAGACGACGCCGGACGACATTTTGACGGCGATCGAGCAGTACAAGACCACCGTCTGTTTCACCGCGCCCACGGCGTATCGCGCGATGATCGGCAAGCTCGCCGGCCGCGACATCTCTTCGCTGCGCAAATGCGTCTCCGCCGGCGAGACGTTGCCAAAGCCGACCTTCGACGCCTGGCTCAAGGCCACCGGCATCAAGTTGATGGACGGCATCGGCTCGACCGAGCTGCTGCACATCTTCATCAGCGCGACAGAAGATGAAATTCGTCCGGGTGCGACGGGCAAGCCCGTTCCGGGCTATGAGGCCAAGATCGTCGACGACGATGGCCGCGACGTGCCGCCGGGCACGATGGGCAAGCTTGCGGTGCGCGGGCCGACCGGCTGCCGCTATCTCGCTGACGAGCGCCAGCGCAAATATGTCCAGAACGGCTGGAACATCACCGGCGATACCTATCTGATGGATGGCGACGGCTATTTCTGGTACCAGTCGCGCTCCGACGACATGATCGTGTCGGCCGGCTACAATATCGCGGGCACCGACGTCGAGGCGGCCTTGCTCACGCATCCGGCGGTCGCCGAATGCGGTGTGGTCGGCGCCCCGGACGAGGCGCGCGGCATGATCGTGAAGGCCTATGTCGTCGCGGCGTCCGGCGTGACACCCGATGCACAGCTCGTGGCCGAGCTGCAGGAGCATGTCAAACGCGAGATCGCGCCGTATAAATATCCGCGCGCCATCGAGTTCGTCGCGCAACTGCCGAAGACCGAGACCGGAAAATTGAAGCGCTTTGCACTGCGGCAACTGGCGCAGGCCGCCGCCACGTCCTCGGGCGTCGCGGCGGAATGA
- a CDS encoding MarR family winged helix-turn-helix transcriptional regulator gives MPAESDCTEMLDSETKAVETPEDHADELRLWLRLLTCTTLIEGEVRGRLRQRFDVTLPRFDLMAQLDKAPDGMTLSDVSKRMMVSNGNVTGLVERLVESGHLDRRTSETDRRVQVIRLTKLGRAEFRRMAAEHETWIADLFADLTPKDVRELMRLLAKTKASAQKSAARRRP, from the coding sequence ATGCCCGCCGAGAGTGACTGCACCGAGATGCTCGATTCCGAGACCAAGGCCGTCGAAACGCCGGAAGACCACGCCGACGAGCTTCGGCTGTGGTTGCGCCTTCTGACCTGCACGACATTGATCGAGGGCGAGGTTCGCGGCCGTCTGCGGCAGCGGTTCGACGTCACGCTGCCGCGTTTCGATCTGATGGCCCAGCTCGACAAGGCGCCTGACGGCATGACCCTGTCCGATGTCTCCAAGCGCATGATGGTGTCGAACGGTAACGTCACCGGGCTCGTCGAGCGCCTTGTGGAATCCGGGCATCTCGATCGTCGTACCTCGGAAACCGACCGCCGTGTCCAGGTGATCCGCCTCACGAAACTCGGTCGCGCCGAGTTCCGCCGCATGGCTGCGGAGCACGAGACCTGGATCGCCGATCTGTTCGCCGACCTCACGCCGAAGGACGTGCGCGAATTGATGCGGCTGCTCGCCAAAACCAAGGCGTCGGCGCAAAAATCGGCCGCGCGCCGGCGGCCGTAA